Genomic window (Centroberyx gerrardi isolate f3 chromosome 9, fCenGer3.hap1.cur.20231027, whole genome shotgun sequence):
TGCtagggaacgagggagggagggagggaaggaaggagagagaggggagttaCCTCCGTCGCGTTCAAAAAAATGTCTGGAGGGAATGGTCACTACTGGGGAAGGATGGAGAAGGAGCGAAGGGAAGGGTACGCctctctttactctctctctttctctctctcactctctccttccaccttcccctctctttttgtcctccctctctccctccctccctcccaggaCTCGTCCATCGTGGTGGAGTCCTTCAAGTCGGGCTTCGACCCGCCGGGCGACTTCCCCTTCGAGGACTTCAGTCAGAATCTGAGCAGGACGGGTTCCGACGGGACGATCAGCGCGACGcccaaaggagagagagacagagaggggggccCCGGGCCCCGACCCGACCCGAAACACCCCATGGGCAAAGCCAAGAACAAGCTCTGGCTGTTTGGGAAGAAACCAAAGGTACAGTACGAGGGGTCTGGGTCGCTCATAAGCTGCTTACTCTCTCCTTAACTTACTTTCTCCTGTCACTTTCCACTGTCATTTGTCTAATGAAGCAGAAGTGCCATAAACTAGCCACAttaacatgacatcacatacaCCCACTACATCGGGGCATAGGAGTCcgactcatcatcatcatttttttaaaataagtaaaaaaaaaaactgacagtaGGTTGAGATAATTGCACTGGTTTCCATTGcaaatcaagtttttttttcaacaattttgttgaatcaagtgtcatgtTATTGATAccagtggagtgatctgccttattgtttaaaaaaaaataaaaaatacttaagtaagtgaaactgcattggaaaccagTGGAAGTATCTGACCCCATCATTTTTCacgttttaagaaaaaacaagattttaaaacagaatatgagactagagcagttctctctctctctctctctctctctctctctctctctctctctctctctctctctctctctctctctctctctctctctctctctctctctctgtgtatcatATCCTGTCTCCCTCCACTGTGCGCTacctaataaagcagaaatgggCAGCACTTTCTATGACTACCATATCTTTAGTGCACTTAAGCGCACTCATCTGGAATTATAATCCAATCATATTTCCGTACGGCCATGCTTAACAACACAACCTCTGAGACAACGGGTCATAAACATTCATAGGAGGCTTGTACTTAGAATTCACTCTAAGATGCGTTTCTATCGTTTTATGAGCGCTGACATAATACATCAGCAGGCATTACGTGTTCATATTAGCATTATTAATGAATAGAATTCCTTATGAGGGAGGGCTCTTATAGATGTGGAAAGTGCCTTTAAAAATAGTTTTGAAACACCAACATCACTCACATGAGTTCACACTCATTTGGCTGATACAGTCATTTCACTATCTAGAAGTCATGTGAGGAACAAAGCACCATCCCTCCCTCATAGACTTATCATGGTTAGTCACTGCAGCTATGCTACATAATAAAATCCCCACCCTGCAGCTGAGCATCACACAGATGGAGCTTTTATAGCCACTCACATCCTGGACACgcatctttttttccctccatcaccctctttctttctcccttttcggCTCTCGGCGGCACCAATTTGTTAAGGAAAGTGTATACAAATTAGCGGCCGCTGTTTAATGTTGTTGCTCTCTCTTGCGCCCTACTCGCATTCTCGGTCAGTTTTTCAGCGGGAGGTTTCTGTCATCTTTCCGCCGTTTCCACTCCTTGGACCTTGCCCTCTTCATAAAGACCATGCTGGTTAATCATTACCCCGTCGGCCTGTTGTGTCGGTGTCACCGGCCGCCTCGCATAACCAGGAACCTGATGGAtagggtgtgtgtttgcgtgtatatgcatatgtgtgtgtgtctacctggaTACTAGTTTGACTGATTAATACAGGGTTCCTCCCACTGGAATTTATGGAATGTCATGGAATTTAGAGAGGCATATTCCAGACTGGGAAAGTCTgggaatttgatcaattctctgTGGAAGTCGGGGAATATCAGGGCATTTTACaaatagaaaatgtagaaaaacaacattaacaaaccaggaaggaatcaATGGTTTTAGTCATGGGAAGTCGTTGAAGAGTCATCAGGGCAATGGTGGGAACCCTGTTAATAATGTCCATGTAaactgatattattattatataatgatCTATGCTGTTTCACCCATAATAGCTGCTGTTCCAAAGAGGTTAAAAAGGGAATACCAGtcaaaattaatgttttttctaCATTCTAGGAACTGAACATGACCGATTCTCTCCAAGCTAAGACTCAAAGCTATAATTTAATTTGTGGGAAATAATTTTTCACGACGCAAATCCAAAGAACGTGCAGCCCTGACCTGACCGActttgtcctctcttcctcctcccccccgccagtccccttcctcctctcctccccctccacctccctcctcctcctcctcctcccggccCGCCGCCCACCTCCCCCCTCCGCCCCGGTTCAGCTCCGACCCCGTGGgctactgtctgtctgagatAAAGACTACAGTACCCAGACTTCCCGCCTTGAGGGGCCTGAGGAGAGGGGTGAGCCAGGAAGTAGCGTCGTGTTGGAGTGTGATGGGTTGATGTGGTTTTCGGTTTGATTAGTTTctccagggtgtctgcaggttgAAATGTCTTAAATGATCTAAACTCTCAAGGCCTCAAAAGTTCTTGAATGCAGTTAAATGAAGCTTTTTAAGTCTTAAATTcttaaaaatctttaaaaaaagtcttaaaaatgttgtgattttcatgtttatttcattaaAAAGGTCTCATAAAGTCTTAAATTCAACTTCATGAAACTTGCAGATGCCCTGTTCTACCGTTTCTCTCCTTCGCTccttctgtgtctctttcttgtcccatccttgttccctctctcatttttttctctttctttctattcccCTCCCTGtgattcctcctctcccttcatttACGAGACAGGTTTTCCCTCCAATCACAAGCCTGAGGATCCTTGGTGATTGacagtgtgttatgtgtgtgtttgataagTGTGGGGAAGGATTTAGAGGGTTTTGGCGTTTGCGATTGCCATGgtgtgtggggagggagggcCGAAATTGCGGCATCAGGTGTTTGCCTGATGTTGGCCTGGCTCTAGTTTgcactggtgtgtgttttgtgtgtgtgagtgtgtgtgagtgtgtgtgtgtgtgtgtgtgtgtgtgtgtgtgtgtgtgtgtgtgtgtgtgtgttcgcgggCCTCTGCTAACACTTTGTCAGTACGCTGTGAAGCAGAGCTGTCCGCTTTCTAACATGAACTCGTCAATAACGCCCGACTCGGTGCCGAGCCAAAACTCTGACTGGCTTTTGCTCCTATCGGTTCTGTCAGCACCATCTGCGATTGGCCGGTCTTTAAGTAGCCGGTTTAATCTGTCTAATAGCCGTCAGAGGAACCGGCTGACACAGGGGCTGGCTGACTgccggactgactgactggctgatgcACCGACTATCTGACAGggtttccactgctcatggacTTTGTggacattaaaggaaaaatccaccctcagatactcttctATTGCCAGTTTGTGCTGTCtcatctgcttctacttcacttagtgatttcctacatttcccagaatgcctttcgacagccTCCAGAGAACGTATGTGAACATGTTGCATTCAACTGTGGGTTACGCATGGAGGTGGAGAGCACAATAGtgatgggaataagaaaaaaatatgccTTCAAGCATagccagtagctgtttttaacagtgttcaaGTGTTGTAAggtggacttttcctttaatAAACAAGGAAGGAATAAAATTTTTAGGCCATGGAGGCACTCTGACTTATGGAATGTTATGAAATTTGACATtagggccacagtgggaacccgTATCAGACTACCTAACTGACGATCTGACTGACTTTAATGACATGACTGAATATCTGGCTGGCTGTCTTGCTGACCGACAGGCTTGTTGGCGGACTGACTAACAAGCTTCCCatgttgtctgtctctttaACTTGCATGGCTAATGCATTATGGCTCAGTGGTCGGTCAAgatggtaagtgtgtgtgtgtgtgtgtgtgtgtgtgtgtgtgtgtgtgtgtggagttaaTAAGTAGACCCAGCAGTGTAGGTGTTAGTGCATGTCTCCTCACCATATAGGCCTATAGGAACTACCGGTATGACCATAGATGACTCCCATAGGATCCAGTATGGAAACCCAGTAGTAATAGTTAGCTATCGGTCCTTTCCCCAGTTACAAGTAGTTGTTTTCCCGCTCTCTATCAGATATAATGACTAGATTAAACCTCTAAAACTGTGTTGCACCCACATACATTTAGGGTCAGAATTTGCTAGTTTTAGATGAATAATTCttgaggttttgtgtgtgttcaccgAGTAAGGTAACAAGATGTGTATTGCCACTCGAGTTTTAAAGTCAACTACAGTATGCTGTGTCTGTACTTAAGATAAGATGGAACTTACatgatccctgtgggaaaaTTGGGTTGTAAATTTGACATGAAGGATTAACGGTTATCGATTCTAAATAAGATGTTCCCTACATATCCTGGAAAGGTTTCGTGCAGCATTCAGTTCTTTAAAGTAatcatttctcattttcataGACAAGATAAATGTCGGTTTTACTTTCTTTTgccaacacaatagtgattcaacctctatccacttcatgaaagcttttacatttgctgttctaaacacccggtgtctggtaggtctttcctgtgGAAAAATCCATCCACACCATCCAGTTAAAGTAATCTTCATACCATGTTTTATATCTCCCAGACTCCCTCCCTCACGCTACAGAGTTAGGAAGGATTCAGTGTAGCGCTTGCAGAAATATTGATGCTGTTTTCCCCCCACCAGGCTCCGTCCCTGGAGGATTTCAGCCACCTACCCccggagcagaggaggaagaggctgcagcagaggaTCGACGAGCTCAGCAAGGAGCTCCAGAAAGAGGTGGATCAGAGGTACAGCAGTGGTACTAGCTTAGTCCTGaccatacactgcaaaaaaaaaacagtccatcTTAAGTCATCTCCTGTTCAGTCTGAGGTTCATTTGTTCAactgtcagtatcttgaaaccaAGCAGAATAAAGAAGGTCACTCTTGATCGCGCTTGATTTAAGAATTCTTTTGAAGCAACTTGATTAGTATTGGAAAGTTATCCCATCCCTcatcccattggcagattttttccactTTAACAAAAGATTTTAACACTCAAAACtagatgaaatgacttgttaagaagGGTCTCTCTTGCAGCGTCACTCTCTGGCCTTAACCCCTAACCCTTATCCCTTAAGCACAGCACTAACCACCAGCAAGGAGCTTCAGCAAGAAATGGGCCAATCTGAAGCTATGATACAACTATTGCAGCAACTGCCTGTTGCCATCAGTAGGGATGATTGATTGGCAACTGGGATGAAAATCACTGCAGGGAACAGAGTGGGCGACAAGGGACAAAAGTTGTTTTTGGCACAAAGCACCAAGGATAAGTACCGTGTTAATGTGGATGTTCATCACTTGTTAGTATGATGTGCATATGATTGTTAAGACGTGTCAaatcccgtgtgtgtgtgtgtgtgtgtgtgtgtgtgtgtgtgtgtgtgtgcccgtcaGAGATGCCCTGAACAAGATGAAGGACGTCTATGAGAAGAACCCTCAGATGGGAGACCCCAGCAGCCTGCAGCCCAAAATATCAGAGACCATGTGCAACATGGAGAAGCTGCGCTCCGAAATCCACAAGAACGAGGTACGGAGGGTTGGGAATCGctaggtaaattgagtttgggAATGAGGAAGTAAAGACATCTACAGcctaaaaaatgtgtaaaatggaACAACATCGGTCTGAAAGACACAAGAATGAGGTatagagggaggacagaaaggGAGTAAGAGTTTCAGAGATcagctttttttctccttcctggAGAGTATTATCTAATTCCTGATCTACACAGCCTCTGGCGGTGGCTAACTGGTGCTGATGGTAGCGCCACCTCCTGGTCAACTGGAGTAACTGCACTCTGGCCAAGCACAGGACCCGACTAGAGCCTCGGTTGGAGGAATAATGTCTTAAACAGTGTGTGTTCAACACTGCATTGCATCCTACGAATTATCCACTATTTCTTTCTTACTCAGTAACATAatagtatctctctctttctttctctctctctctctctttctctctctctctctctctttctttcgttctttctgtCTCCAGTCCTGGCTATCGGAGGTAGAGGGAAAGCAGAGCTCCAGAGGAGACAGAAGACACAGCGCCGACAACCACCATCACACTCCtcagggcagagagaggtacacacacacacacataccttcacaaacacacccatttacacacacagatacacacatagagagagagagaggcagaaagttGTACAATGTAAGGATTTAAACATCAGGTAGTGATGGATGACATGTAAGTGGGTtgcagtaatcagattacagaaTCAAAGCATTtcttatatccattttggagtcTTTACCAGTAATTAATCTTTGATTATCTCTACAAAATAGAAAACCCAGTCTGTAAACATgttctcattttgtcaaccaacaACACTTTGAGTTACTGACTCCTTTAAAACGTATCatactgtaatttgttttggATTGGTGTGATCAACAAACATCacatggtggatatctcattatGGAACCAAATTCTTCATTTGGTAACTGTAATCTGTATCAGTTAGTGAAAACAACACTGATTAGATTGCAGGTATTAcataacaaattacattttgaaagtagaCATCTCAACGCTGTCTGAATCATCACTAACATTCCTGCTGATattcccaatttccccatggtgATCGTTTaactttcatcttatctttatcttatcttaccaagCAGCAGTGCCGTATTTTAGTTATGCAAATTCAAAACTGGTCTCTGCTGCCTCTTCCCATGTAGTCCTGAGGGCAGTTATACAGATGACACCAGTCAGGAGCACCACACTCCCCACCACCACTCCAGCCCCCCGCAGCCCGGACCCCCCAACCCCGACCCCCACGAGTTTGACGACGAGTTCGACGACGACGACCCGCTGCCCGTCATCGGGCACTGCAAGGCGCTCTACTCCTTCGACGGTAAGGACGCCAGGGATACAATACAGAGGCTTTACGGCGGTGGCGGAAATCTCCCAGCAGCCGCAGGTGGCGCCAtcttggagaattggctgtgtggaGATAGCAGCTAAATTTATAACAACCGggatagatagagaaagagagatatctgaaaaaagattcaaaaaaatgtttaaaccTATAACAACTGAGCTAGAAAACATGAGATATCTGAAAGGATACACGCCATTTGGTCTGGTAAAAGGTAAAAGTTACTGTGATTACTGTGAGTAAACTGTCTTGACTTTAGCCCTAGTTTCTACTCCAAAAAAAcatgtagcttgagaagagtcagctcagttaacctgaacacactgttggtttttggctttgttagctagctaactagccagcaggctaactTAGAAAAAGCACTATGTTAATGCTagcatgcaactactagccagtACTAGCTACTAGCCACCTAATGTTATCTACTACTTATCTACTACTATCTATGTTATCTACTGTGCAAATCATATGtgtatacaataataataactttatttatatagcacttttcaaaacaaagttacaaattGCTTtcgataaaataaaataaaagataagaaGAGTAACAGTTACAAAGAAGAGTAACAGTtacaaataatacaataaaacgGTGACAGTTAGcttatggttagctagctaaccatagctagctgacattatctaacacaaaatcaatcagatgtatcagtgacaAATTGATCAGtctccagtcaaaaacagcacagaaattaaccatgtctagtGGATATTGTTGAGTTGGCCGAGTACGGCCAATGTGGCTGCCAAAAAGCATGTTATGTCTTGTGAGAGCCCTCTATTCTGGATTATATATcagtatattctattttatttgtgtttctcCTAATAAGATAAGAGGCTATCGTGGTCATTGTAAACAGGATATCATGTTTATGTACGcctacataaaaataaaataccacgAATATTGATCTCGACACACAAATATTgatcttggtgtgtgtgtgtgtgtgtaatctcacTCACTGTGGTTTGTTTGACTCTCAGGTCAGAACGAGGGGACGTTGGTGATGGCAGAAGATGAGGTGATGCAGCAACACATTAtatttttcagctgttttgaatTATCTCTTAATAGTTCTTCTCATTTATTATTTTGCTAATTATTTTGTGTTGAAGACGCACATTTAACTTCAGCGGTGATATCAtgacatacattttaaaatttgatttgGCTTTGATGGTCAACTTatccattaagtgatgagaacacagacaccaaaatcatccatatgtccccggtagatcatttgctccagtgctccatgctaacactttagcatccactaggttgagtgatagtaggcgactagttaccatgtattcatccagctcagtgatttttagctgtctCCCATCatccaccaccttcacttcctatggaaacacggaaagtagtccctgctatttcaaaacagtatgttgTTTTTATATCAGATTTTGTGTAAATCTTGCTAATCTCCTgcacaaaactgccagatttagctgcatataatttaagattacttagcaTTTAGCTATGagttctcattttttcacttttgaggTAATGCTAGgcacctactatcactcaacatagtggatgctaaagtgttagcatggagcaccagagccaatgatctaccggggacacatggatgattttggtgtctgtgttctcgtCACTTAACGGGTAAGTTTACTAATGGGCCGATCTCCCCAAAACTCAGTGTATTCTGTTAATAACCAGTCATTCCCCATTGGCTGCAGGTGCTGTACATCATAGAGGAGGATAAAGGAGACGGCTGGACCAGGGCGAGGAagcagagcggagaggagggCTACGTTCCCACCTCCTACGTCGAAATCACcatggagaaaaacagcaaaggTGCCGTCACCTACATCTGAAGCTACACTGCACTCTCTCCTTTCAgccgtccctctctccttctctccctctctccatccctgctttctctttccctctcaagATGACACTGGAAAAGGAAACACGACATCCATCCGAACACCTGGACATTCATCTGTCTCCccgttcttttttttccatcccatctctccatccttctatccctccactcctctgtcCCCGTATCCATCTGTCCTCGTCCTCCCTTTTCGTATCCGTGGGACCGGGACAGTGTTGAGTGTTTGAGCGCATGGACAAACGGGGGAAATCCTATTTGATGGTGTTTGAGCGACTTTGTTGTACATGAGgtgttttctatgtgtgtgaaagagatgtCCCCACTGCTCTTTCGAGCCCCATGTCAAGGCTGCGCCACTTCTTATCGATCAAAGCATTCAAGATCATCTTATTTAATATTTCAGTGAtgattttgcttttgtttttactctttgttgttttaattttttgtattttagacGGAGATGTTTAAGACGAAGAGAAGATTTTAAGCTCCTTGGATCGATACGTTGACGTGATTTGAAACATAAGACATGATCtgatttcatctgtttttatctctctctgtctgattgatgtgtgtgtgtgtgtgtgtgtgtgtgtgtgtgtgtgtgtgtgtgtgtgtgtgtgtgtgcggatgtgTGTGTTATCTCCGCCATCACACTAGAGCTGGAACAACACTACCAGATTTTGACCAGATTCAGCCCCAATAATACTATGTACTGTTTTAAAATTTCAGGATAAACATCACCAAAGGATCTAGTTTTTATACAGGATCCAACTGTAGAAAAGCCCTTTTTCACATCGTACAGTTAGTCCAAGGTTAGCATTAGAGTTGGGCCGAAGCTAATTTAGCCTCTTAGTCCACAGCCAAGTTTAGAGTTGTACTTGTTAACCTTGTGGAGCACAGCCTCAGGTTTGAAAAAGTTGTAAAATTCAAGTTCCAGTGGTAAATACAGTATgaaaatgcttttaaaaagtTGGTTTAATCAGTTAAAGGAGCTCATAAGAAATGTGGCAATGTTTATCCCCCCCAAGTCTCATTGTCATATCACGTATGTTATCTGTTCATATATTGTTCTTGGTCAATTTTTCACTCAGGAGTCATTGATAAAAGCAGTTTGGCCATCGCAGTTTTCATTGGCAGCCATGTGATCCCCATAATCCAGCCTCACAGCTGCTGCAAAGCAACTATGCCAGCTGAATATTATCCATCTCACCATAGTGCTATTATGCAAAATATTGTTATATCACAGCCAACACTTCTTAGTTTAAACGAGGACAATCCAGGTTACTTACACAGTACAGCTAACAGTCTATTTATTTCTTAGAATTGCCAGTTCTTATAAATGTACAATCTATTGCCAGTGGAGGCAGACAAATAGCCTATATAAACATTAACATAAACTAACTAACAAAATAGATTTTCTGTGTCTATCTGTAGCACAACCTGGCCAAACTCTTTCTATCTATGGCTCTGCTTTGTTGAGTCCTGAGATGCAGTCAGAGACAGAACTGAACGCTGTTTTTTGGGGACCGTTCAGTTTCAGTGCAGTTCGTTCACAGTAAAACTGCCATTTATCCACTCTAAACAAAGAGTCATTTCAAATATTGCATCATGTATTGGATAGAAGAAATATTTCCTGGCAAAAGCATTtgcatttttgaatttttttttcttttacagcgGAGAGTAACTCTGTAATACTGTGTAATGTGTTGCGGTAAATATGCAGTCTCTCCTGAGGAACAGCTGTGTTCTGTGACTCTGTTAAAACACTAAGAcctcctagtgtgtgtgtgtgtgtgtgtgtgcctgtatctGTGAGTGTGCGCGTTTGAGTTAACTTGCTCTCTCCTCTATGTGACCGCAGGTTCCTGAGGGCTGCAGGGTGGCCGGGCGATTTGATTGGCTGGTGGAGGGCTCACGCTGATTGCTGATCGGTGGTGGTGGAGATAAGGGGGGGGgcggccgagagagagagagagagagagagagagagggaaagagagggaaagagaggtagaggtgGGATGGGAGGCAGGTTTGCATGTCTGCATGCTCGCACATCCATGACCAGCAAAGCATTCTGGGTCGCAGGACCACTAgtagagggagaggggtgggtTCTGGGTAAATTAGGTAGAAGACTAGACAGCTTCATTGCTAAGAACAGGCACTAATATCATTTATTGTCTTAGAACCGTGTAATAATTGGTAGCCACTAACAACAGCAGCgctcttctccagctccagctcatTCTCATGATCCTCCTCTGCGCTCTGTTGGTgatgtctgcctgcctgcctgcctgagcCACTCTGCTCCTCATGCCTGCCTTCATGTGTCACCTACACACTCATACAGCATGTCATCAGCGTGTCGTGAGCGTGCGCTAAACGTGATCGGGCGTTCCCATCGCATCGCATCTCGGACTGTGGttccacttgtgtgtgtgtgtgtgtgtgtgtgtgtgtgtgttctagtgTGTGTCCAGCATGTGTATgatctgtgtatgtatgtttgtatgctGACTCCCTAACAGCACCATGGTTGAACTCAGAGCCGTTTGGTAGGCAGATAGCAggacctctccacctctctcctgtcttttcttcctctcttttctctattttcctcttcctctcttttctcttttctcctctattctcctctcctctcctcccctcctcctggtTGCGATCCCACCAGTGGACCAGCAGATGGCGCCCTTCCCTCACCACTCTACACCACAGCTCAGCTCCACTCAGGCAGGACTGGGCGACTTCAATAAacgcagcagaagaagaagaaacaaagaggaGTGCCGGCGCCGTCGCAGTCTGGACTCTGCCTTAAAACTTTTTTTAGTATGAGGGGGGACACttattctacacacacacacacacacacacgcacacacctggATGTGTCTGCCTTGCTGGTGCCCGCCGACTCCATCTCCCATCAGCCACCTGGGCCCAGCCCCGCCTCCTGGTGACTGACAGCTGCATCTCCGacatcacccccccaccccccacccccccccattAAATCAGTTGTATTTTGTGAATGTGacgacacacacatgcatatcgCGCTTATATGCATGTGGTTAGTTTTTACCATTGAATGATTTGTACATATTAA
Coding sequences:
- the fnbp1l gene encoding formin-binding protein 1-like gives rise to the protein MSWGTELWDQFENLDKHSQWGIDFLERYAKFVKERLEIEQNYAKQLRNLVKKYCPKRSKDEEPRFTSCLSFYSILNELNDYAGQREVVAEEMGHKVYGELMRYGQDLKAERKHHLQEGRKAQQYLDQCWKQMDNSKKKFERECKEAEKSQLSYDRLDNDINATKSEVEKAKSQFYLRTHMADESKNEYAAQLQNFNAEQWKHFNNAIPHIFKNLQAMDERRTVKLGETYRSFAEVERRVVPIISKCLEGMVSAAKAVDERRDSSIVVESFKSGFDPPGDFPFEDFSQNLSRTGSDGTISATPKGERDREGGPGPRPDPKHPMGKAKNKLWLFGKKPKAPSLEDFSHLPPEQRRKRLQQRIDELSKELQKEVDQRDALNKMKDVYEKNPQMGDPSSLQPKISETMCNMEKLRSEIHKNESWLSEVEGKQSSRGDRRHSADNHHHTPQGRESPEGSYTDDTSQEHHTPHHHSSPPQPGPPNPDPHEFDDEFDDDDPLPVIGHCKALYSFDGQNEGTLVMAEDEVLYIIEEDKGDGWTRARKQSGEEGYVPTSYVEITMEKNSKGAVTYI